CAGTTGCGGTCCGTTTTGCTGAACAGTCCGAACGAACACGAGCAGTTGCGACAGCAGACTGTCCCGTCGAAGTGGACGATCACTGTCAGTCGAGAAGGGAATCCGCCACGTGTTCCAGGTCGTCTCAGCGGAACCTGCCTCGGTCGCATCAACTGAACCTGCACTCAGCCACATCAGCCGAACCAGTCTCCGATCATATCAACCGACCCGTCCTCAGCCACACCAGCTGAACCCATCCTCAGCCACACCAGCTGAACCCATCCTCAGCCGTACCAGTCGACCCCATCTCCAGTCGTCCTCAGTGCTGTCCGTACAGCGAATACATAATCGCGACCAGTCCGAGCAGTCGACTCAGATTCTCGGCGAACACCGTCACGATCCGATCCGTCGCCGCCAGCGTATTGAGCACGACGTTGAGCACGAACGGGCACAGCGTCAGCAAGAGCAGCCCAACCGCGAGATACAGCATCGAGCGCGCATCGTTTCGGCGATAGCCACGGTAGGCCTGATAGGCGATTACCGTCCCGAACAGCGCGACGAGGAAGAGACTCACAACTGTGAGGAGTTCGAACATCGTGGCCTCGTCGAGGCGAACAGGCTGGGCACTCATCGCATCCCCTCCCACATTCGGGTGAACTTGTCGGCGACGTCCTCTTCGTGGTAGTTCACCTGCAGATCGAACGAGCCGTCCTCGAGTGAGAGCTCTAGTCGATCGAGATTCGCGCTGTAGATGCTATAGTGGTTGCCGTCCGGGGCGAGTTCGGTCTCTTCAGTGACGAGTCGGCACTCCTCGAGCCGATCGAGGCGACGGTAGATCGTCGGCAGGGACGCGTCACACCGGTCACTCAGTGTACTAGCAGACATGGGTTCGACGCTCGTGTGCGTGAGGATCTCTCGCGCGTACTCGTCGTCGAGCACGGAGAGAACGGTCGAGAGATCGGTATTGGGATCGCTATCCTCACTCACTGGTAGCTGTTCGTTTCGGCATCGCTATGAAAAACGGTCCGGTTTTTCTGACCGAGAAAAGACCCCCACAATCCGGTGTCAGCGTGGCCAATCACTGCTCGAGAGCCGAATAGACGCCCGACGGTCGCACTCGTGCTATAACTCCGTCTCAGCCAGCCACGCGAACAACAGCCTACGCAACCGCGCTTCCGCCTCGCGCGAGAAAATGTGTCCCTCTCCCTCGAACACCTGCACGAACACGTCCGTCTCGAGTACCCCCGCCGCGTCGAGGCTGTCCGAAACGGGCACCGAATCGTCGGCCGCGCCGTGAAAGATGGCGACCGGTACGTCGAGCGTCGCTGCCACGTC
The DNA window shown above is from Natrialba magadii ATCC 43099 and carries:
- a CDS encoding DUF7521 family protein; the encoded protein is MSAQPVRLDEATMFELLTVVSLFLVALFGTVIAYQAYRGYRRNDARSMLYLAVGLLLLTLCPFVLNVVLNTLAATDRIVTVFAENLSRLLGLVAIMYSLYGQH
- a CDS encoding ArsR/SmtB family transcription factor → MSEDSDPNTDLSTVLSVLDDEYAREILTHTSVEPMSASTLSDRCDASLPTIYRRLDRLEECRLVTEETELAPDGNHYSIYSANLDRLELSLEDGSFDLQVNYHEEDVADKFTRMWEGMR